The Methanocella arvoryzae MRE50 genome includes a region encoding these proteins:
- a CDS encoding aminoacyl--tRNA ligase-related protein — MELKNREEVVKNIQSRRIILLPDGTELPVDLSKEDEVMAALAKAECKPLEAYVVSEELKRPPGIEPPSVKIMQQHELVGYEPSSDSGNFRFYPKGYLIFQLLHDWANEIAVNRFKALQIDSPLLYAWDDPQIREQAGTFHERHYSVRPPDSDREFILRFAGDFGLFKIMKDATISYRNLPLRMYEFSKSFRYERSGELSGLKRLRAFHMPDIHCFCRDMEEGWTEYQELYRNYSDLADASGVEYAIVFRIVESFYNENRSRIVDLVKYSNQPAFIEVLSEAKHYWAVKNEFQGVDSTRGCIQLSTVQLDVKDAQVYGIDYTDRDGKKKGCIICHSSIGSIERWYYSLLEEALKKEQPTLPVWLSPTQVRIIPVSEKQLEYCRYLDIDGVRYDVDDSDETLAKKIAKASTEWIPYVAVVGDREAESGVLSVSIRETGKRVTMTREELAQEVRRHCAGRPYRPLALPKLLSQRPAFK; from the coding sequence ATGGAGCTCAAAAACAGGGAAGAAGTCGTGAAGAACATTCAGAGCAGGCGGATCATCCTTCTGCCCGACGGGACTGAGCTGCCCGTGGACCTTTCGAAGGAGGACGAAGTCATGGCCGCGCTCGCGAAAGCGGAATGTAAGCCGCTCGAGGCCTACGTGGTTTCGGAGGAGCTGAAGAGGCCTCCCGGAATAGAGCCCCCTTCGGTCAAGATCATGCAGCAGCACGAGCTGGTCGGCTACGAGCCTTCCTCGGACTCGGGCAATTTCCGGTTTTATCCCAAGGGGTACCTGATCTTTCAACTGTTGCACGACTGGGCGAACGAGATCGCGGTGAACAGGTTCAAGGCCCTGCAGATCGACTCCCCGTTGCTCTACGCGTGGGACGACCCCCAAATCCGGGAGCAGGCGGGCACCTTCCATGAGCGCCACTACTCGGTCAGGCCGCCTGACTCCGACCGGGAGTTCATCCTGCGGTTTGCAGGCGACTTCGGGCTCTTCAAGATCATGAAGGACGCCACCATCAGCTACCGGAACCTGCCCTTGCGGATGTACGAGTTCAGCAAGAGCTTCAGGTACGAGCGGAGCGGCGAACTGTCCGGCCTGAAGAGGCTGAGGGCTTTCCACATGCCCGACATTCACTGCTTCTGCCGGGACATGGAAGAGGGCTGGACGGAGTACCAGGAACTCTACCGTAACTATTCTGACCTGGCGGACGCCTCCGGCGTAGAGTACGCGATTGTCTTCCGCATCGTGGAGTCCTTTTATAACGAGAACCGGTCCAGAATCGTGGACCTGGTGAAATACTCTAACCAGCCGGCCTTCATCGAAGTCCTGTCTGAGGCCAAGCACTACTGGGCTGTCAAGAACGAATTCCAGGGCGTGGACTCGACCCGGGGATGCATTCAGCTCTCCACAGTGCAGCTGGACGTCAAGGACGCTCAGGTGTACGGCATCGACTATACTGACCGGGACGGCAAAAAGAAAGGCTGTATTATCTGCCACTCCAGCATCGGCAGCATCGAGCGGTGGTACTACTCCCTCCTCGAGGAGGCGCTGAAGAAAGAGCAGCCCACCCTGCCGGTCTGGCTTTCGCCCACCCAGGTGAGGATCATCCCGGTGTCCGAGAAACAGCTGGAGTACTGCAGATACCTGGATATCGACGGCGTCCGGTACGACGTGGATGACAGCGACGAGACCCTCGCGAAGAAGATCGCCAAAGCCAGCACCGAGTGGATCCCCTACGTTGCCGTGGTGGGAGACCGGGAGGCGGAATCCGGCGTGCTCTCCGTCAGTATCCGGGAAACCGGCAAGCGGGTGACCATGACCCGGGAAGAGCTGGCGCAGGAGGTCAGGAGGCACTGTGCAGGCAGGCCTTACCGGCCGCTGGCGCTGCCCAAGCTGCTCAGCCAGCGCCCGGCTTTCAAGTAG
- the dapA gene encoding 4-hydroxy-tetrahydrodipicolinate synthase, translating into MKLKTLKGVYPALITPFKKNGEIDEDGFRRNIDYVIEGGVDGIVPCGCTGEAATLRFEEQKKLLEIAVDQVDRNKRKVPVIGGSGSNNTQEALELTQYAKEAGAAAAMLITPYYNKPMPAGQILHYRTIAAKAEMPIILYNVPGRTGTNMLPETIAELAKDEFIVGVKEASGNMEQVEKIIELTRDYRKKFTVLSGDDNLTLPIMAMGGKGVVSVLANIMPKEMCTIVRYYEEGNHDKAIDMYYKIAPIMKAMFIETNPIPVKAAANMMGIAAGSLRLPLTEMAPENQKKLRGLLEAYGVKLGGKVAPKAAPVKKTARK; encoded by the coding sequence ATGAAGCTCAAGACGCTCAAGGGCGTTTATCCTGCCCTCATTACTCCTTTTAAGAAGAACGGCGAGATCGACGAAGACGGTTTCCGCCGGAATATCGACTACGTCATAGAGGGCGGTGTCGACGGCATCGTGCCCTGCGGGTGCACGGGCGAAGCGGCTACTTTGAGGTTCGAGGAACAGAAGAAGCTGCTCGAGATCGCCGTCGACCAGGTCGACAGGAACAAGCGGAAAGTACCGGTCATCGGCGGGTCCGGGTCAAACAATACCCAGGAAGCGCTGGAGCTGACCCAGTACGCGAAAGAGGCCGGGGCTGCCGCTGCTATGCTGATCACTCCTTATTATAACAAGCCCATGCCGGCCGGGCAGATCCTCCACTACCGGACTATCGCGGCGAAAGCCGAGATGCCGATCATCCTATACAACGTGCCCGGAAGGACAGGCACCAACATGCTCCCCGAGACGATTGCGGAACTCGCGAAGGACGAGTTCATCGTCGGGGTCAAGGAAGCCAGCGGTAACATGGAGCAGGTGGAGAAGATCATCGAGCTCACCCGGGACTACCGGAAGAAGTTCACCGTATTGTCGGGCGACGACAACCTCACTCTCCCCATCATGGCCATGGGCGGCAAAGGCGTGGTATCAGTCCTCGCCAACATCATGCCGAAGGAAATGTGCACCATCGTCAGGTACTACGAAGAGGGCAACCACGACAAGGCCATCGACATGTACTACAAGATCGCCCCGATCATGAAGGCCATGTTCATCGAGACCAACCCGATACCCGTCAAGGCAGCGGCCAACATGATGGGCATCGCCGCAGGCTCGCTGAGGCTGCCGTTGACCGAGATGGCTCCCGAGAACCAGAAGAAGCTGAGGGGACTTCTCGAGGCTTACGGCGTAAAGCTCGGCGGTAAAGTCGCCCCGAAGGCGGCCCCTGTCAAAAAGACAGCGAGGAAATAA
- the dapB gene encoding 4-hydroxy-tetrahydrodipicolinate reductase has protein sequence MVIKVAITGINGRMGTMISDAALAQPDMEIVAGFDLVAGKKIGNITVSSVSDIDRVLKATKPDVLIDFTVAAACVNNVKAAAANGVSVVVGTTGFDEAQNAEMKNAIEAGKIRAIISPNYSFGVQVFLKLLREAAKNLGDCDIEIIEAHHNKKKDAPSGTALKAADVISSALAEKPEYVYGREGTAPRTAGEIGIHAVRGGDIVGDHTALFACDGERIEIKHQLHSRQALASGAVKAARWIVSREPGIYSMDDVFKD, from the coding sequence ATGGTCATCAAAGTAGCAATCACCGGCATCAACGGCCGGATGGGTACGATGATCTCCGACGCGGCGCTCGCCCAGCCCGACATGGAGATCGTCGCCGGCTTCGACCTCGTCGCCGGCAAGAAGATCGGCAATATCACTGTCTCCAGCGTCTCCGACATAGACAGGGTGCTGAAGGCCACGAAGCCCGACGTCCTCATCGACTTCACAGTCGCGGCGGCCTGCGTGAACAACGTCAAGGCGGCCGCGGCCAACGGCGTCAGCGTCGTCGTCGGCACCACGGGCTTCGACGAAGCCCAGAACGCCGAGATGAAGAATGCCATTGAGGCGGGCAAAATCCGGGCTATCATATCACCCAACTACTCCTTCGGCGTCCAGGTCTTCCTTAAACTGTTGAGGGAGGCGGCGAAGAACCTCGGCGACTGTGACATAGAGATTATCGAGGCCCACCACAACAAGAAGAAGGATGCTCCCAGCGGTACCGCGTTAAAGGCGGCAGACGTGATCTCCTCTGCGTTAGCGGAGAAGCCTGAGTACGTCTACGGCCGTGAGGGCACGGCCCCGAGGACTGCCGGCGAGATCGGCATCCACGCGGTAAGGGGCGGAGACATCGTCGGCGATCACACTGCCTTATTCGCATGCGACGGCGAGCGGATTGAGATTAAGCACCAGCTTCACTCCCGGCAGGCCCTCGCCTCCGGCGCGGTCAAGGCTGCGAGATGGATCGTCTCCCGGGAACCCGGCATTTATTCCATGGATGACGTGTTCAAAGATTGA
- a CDS encoding 30S ribosomal protein S17e, producing MGSIRQTYIKSTTDALLRQYPNEFGSDFTANKAKVEQLASVQTKEVRNRIAGYVTRKMASKGRKK from the coding sequence ATGGGAAGTATCAGGCAGACTTACATCAAGAGCACCACCGATGCCCTGCTGAGGCAGTACCCGAACGAGTTCGGTTCTGACTTCACGGCTAACAAGGCAAAGGTCGAGCAGCTTGCGTCCGTCCAGACCAAGGAAGTCAGGAACCGCATCGCTGGCTACGTGACCAGAAAAATGGCATCCAAAGGCAGGAAGAAGTAA
- a CDS encoding 2-hydroxyacid dehydrogenase translates to MVFIVIADAVSKHELYEHHFGKIGDLKVYRGPPLSMEEYLCRIAEADVAVVSHFKLPARSFDSSTLKLVALTRTGYDDVDLDAATLKGVAVANAPGYSNEAVAEHVFAMLLSFIRRISEADFWIREEKFDCTAFEGRELRGKTMGIIGTGQIGLRVAEIARCFGMDVIAYDVRRNPAVAEKLRYVGLDRLCAESDFITVHLPLTSDTRGLIDEESFRLMKPGAVIINTARGPVVDQAALLRALDEGRIAGACLDVFDQEPLPPDSPLLAMSNTLLTPHIAYNTREAKEQSIAIAAENVALYLSGKPRNIVNPAVLGVKP, encoded by the coding sequence ATGGTTTTCATTGTCATCGCGGATGCTGTTTCGAAGCACGAGCTTTACGAGCACCATTTCGGTAAAATCGGGGATTTAAAGGTATACCGGGGTCCGCCTTTGTCGATGGAAGAATATCTCTGTCGGATTGCCGAAGCAGACGTTGCTGTGGTCAGTCACTTTAAGCTGCCTGCCCGGTCTTTTGATTCAAGTACTCTTAAGCTGGTCGCTCTGACCCGGACTGGTTACGACGACGTTGACCTGGACGCGGCGACCCTGAAAGGAGTTGCTGTTGCCAATGCTCCGGGCTATTCGAACGAAGCGGTTGCAGAGCATGTCTTCGCGATGCTTCTCTCCTTTATCAGACGGATCAGCGAAGCCGATTTCTGGATACGGGAGGAGAAGTTCGATTGTACTGCTTTCGAGGGCCGGGAGCTCAGGGGCAAAACGATGGGGATCATTGGCACCGGGCAGATTGGCTTGCGTGTGGCTGAGATCGCCCGCTGTTTTGGTATGGATGTTATCGCCTACGACGTTCGCCGTAATCCTGCGGTGGCTGAGAAGCTCAGGTACGTTGGCCTTGATCGGCTCTGTGCTGAGAGTGACTTCATTACTGTACACCTGCCGCTGACATCTGATACCCGTGGCCTGATCGATGAGGAATCGTTCCGGCTGATGAAGCCCGGGGCGGTCATCATCAATACCGCAAGAGGGCCTGTCGTTGATCAGGCTGCACTCCTTCGGGCTCTTGACGAGGGCAGGATCGCCGGGGCATGCCTTGATGTATTCGATCAGGAGCCTCTGCCTCCGGACAGCCCGTTGTTAGCCATGAGTAATACGCTTCTTACGCCTCACATAGCATACAATACCCGGGAGGCGAAGGAGCAGAGCATCGCCATTGCTGCGGAAAACGTGGCGCTTTATCTGTCGGGGAAGCCCCGGAATATCGTTAACCCCGCAGTGCTGGGCGTTAAACCTTAA